One window of Solwaraspora sp. WMMA2056 genomic DNA carries:
- a CDS encoding cellulase family glycosylhydrolase — MRPRSAGLLLALAGLLLTAAAVPAQAAPPAHHPGHPGTPGPPTAGFVTRHGDDLKLDGRKFRFAGTNNYYLMYKSPTMVDDVFADAKSAGFTVLRTWGFLDIGNADGSDSVAGPADGVYFQYFDGDRPAYHDGPDGLERLDYVLAAAREAGIKLVIPLTNNWRDFGGMDQYVRWRGGQYHDDFYTDPVIRGWYKDWISHVLDRTNTITGVKYKDDPTVMTWELGNEPRCKGSGVYPPSPDCTTDTLTAWADEMTRHVKANAPRQLVSVGDEGFFCDDPTSGDWTTNCGEGVDSVALSRLPAVDVISYHLYPDHWGKDAAWGNEWITRHARAAKQVGKPVMLGEFGIHDKSTRNVVYREWTDTAIAGGTAGFLYWILSGVQDDGSLYPDYDGYTVYCPSPVCTTLSNAGAAVRGDKRPWSPVADHDTSTVEFGQVATLRPAANDIAHRGTVRAATIDLDPTVRGQQRRIAVTGGEFALGDDGVVSFTPADGFAGRATAHYRVWDRAWRASNVADLVVTVKPDPAGTQVLFSFETGANGWGPPSWEPGVGSVAQSDAFATDGAYGLRVDSVTGGWFGTSFAEPVDLSGRVTLKYDLRTDPSVGTNAAIAVQTGPGYTWCQSTFTWLNQGWTGTAEIDLLTEMSCDAAALADVREFYVYVNPGSVHLDNIRVE; from the coding sequence ATGCGCCCACGCTCCGCCGGCCTGCTGCTGGCCCTGGCCGGGCTGCTGCTCACCGCAGCGGCAGTCCCGGCCCAGGCCGCACCGCCGGCCCATCACCCCGGCCATCCCGGTACGCCTGGTCCGCCGACCGCCGGATTCGTCACCCGGCACGGCGACGACCTCAAACTCGACGGCAGGAAGTTCCGGTTCGCCGGCACCAACAACTACTACCTGATGTACAAGTCGCCGACGATGGTCGACGACGTCTTCGCCGACGCGAAGTCTGCCGGGTTCACCGTGCTGCGTACCTGGGGATTTCTCGACATCGGCAACGCCGACGGTTCCGACTCGGTCGCCGGCCCCGCCGACGGTGTCTACTTCCAGTACTTCGACGGCGACCGACCCGCGTACCACGACGGCCCGGACGGTCTGGAACGCCTCGACTACGTCCTCGCCGCCGCCCGCGAAGCCGGCATCAAACTGGTGATCCCGCTGACCAACAACTGGCGCGACTTCGGCGGCATGGACCAGTACGTACGTTGGCGCGGTGGGCAGTACCACGACGACTTCTACACCGACCCGGTGATCCGTGGCTGGTACAAAGACTGGATCAGTCACGTGCTCGACCGCACCAACACCATCACCGGGGTGAAGTACAAAGACGATCCGACGGTGATGACCTGGGAGTTGGGCAACGAGCCCCGCTGCAAGGGCTCCGGGGTCTACCCGCCGTCACCGGACTGCACCACCGACACGCTGACCGCGTGGGCCGACGAGATGACCCGGCACGTCAAGGCGAACGCGCCCCGGCAGTTGGTCAGCGTCGGCGACGAAGGCTTCTTCTGCGACGATCCGACCAGCGGCGACTGGACCACCAACTGCGGCGAAGGCGTCGACAGCGTCGCGCTGAGCAGGCTGCCGGCGGTAGACGTGATCTCCTACCACCTCTACCCGGACCACTGGGGCAAGGACGCCGCCTGGGGCAACGAATGGATCACCCGGCACGCCCGCGCCGCGAAGCAGGTCGGCAAGCCGGTGATGCTCGGCGAGTTCGGCATCCACGACAAGTCGACCCGCAACGTCGTCTACCGGGAATGGACCGACACCGCGATCGCCGGCGGCACCGCCGGGTTCCTCTACTGGATCCTCTCCGGCGTGCAGGACGACGGCAGCCTCTACCCGGACTACGACGGATACACCGTCTACTGCCCGAGCCCGGTCTGCACCACGCTGTCGAACGCCGGGGCGGCCGTGCGGGGCGACAAGCGGCCGTGGTCGCCGGTCGCCGACCATGACACCAGCACCGTCGAGTTCGGCCAGGTCGCGACGCTGCGGCCGGCGGCCAACGACATCGCCCACCGGGGTACGGTGCGCGCCGCCACCATCGACCTCGATCCGACCGTACGCGGCCAGCAGCGCCGGATCGCGGTCACCGGGGGTGAGTTCGCCCTCGGCGACGACGGCGTGGTCAGCTTCACCCCGGCGGACGGCTTCGCCGGCCGGGCCACCGCCCACTACCGGGTGTGGGACCGGGCGTGGCGCGCCTCCAACGTCGCCGACCTGGTGGTCACGGTGAAGCCCGACCCGGCGGGTACGCAAGTGCTGTTCTCCTTCGAGACCGGCGCCAACGGGTGGGGGCCGCCGTCGTGGGAGCCGGGTGTCGGCAGCGTCGCCCAGTCGGACGCGTTCGCCACCGACGGGGCGTACGGGTTGCGGGTCGACTCGGTCACCGGCGGCTGGTTCGGTACGTCGTTCGCCGAGCCGGTGGATCTCTCCGGCCGGGTCACCCTCAAGTACGACCTGCGGACCGACCCGTCGGTGGGGACCAACGCGGCGATCGCCGTGCAGACCGGGCCGGGCTACACCTGGTGCCAGTCGACGTTCACCTGGCTGAACCAGGGTTGGACCGGCACCGCCGAGATCGACCTGCTGACCGAGATGTCGTGTGACGCGGCGGCGCTGGCCGACGTGCGCGAGTTCTACGTCTACGTCAACCCCGGCAGCGTGCACCTGGACAACATCCGGGTCGAGTAG
- a CDS encoding ROK family protein yields MSGGAVLAVDVGGTKLAAAVVEPDGTIAVQGAVPTPAGSDTATVTAALHRVVHQVVGDRDPATLAGLGVGSAGPLDPTAGTVSPVNIHAWRDFGILDSLRPLLPGRPAVLAGDGHCMALGEHWRGGYPGRALLGMVVSTGVGGGLVIDGRIHPGSSGNAGHIGHIVVDMSGPPCPCGGRGCVEAIASGPAMVRWAVDQGWTSGQRPGDARTLAEDARAGVPLAVAAFRRGATALAAAVVSATALIDLDDVVIGGGVAAAGDLLFAPLRAAAAELAGLDFVRRVRIHTSSLGNDAGLLGAAALALEAAAHQ; encoded by the coding sequence GTGAGCGGCGGCGCAGTCCTCGCCGTCGACGTCGGCGGCACCAAACTGGCCGCCGCCGTCGTCGAACCGGACGGCACCATCGCCGTACAGGGCGCGGTGCCGACCCCGGCCGGCAGTGACACCGCGACCGTGACCGCCGCCCTGCACCGGGTGGTCCACCAGGTCGTCGGCGACCGGGACCCGGCCACGCTGGCCGGGCTCGGCGTCGGCTCGGCCGGCCCGCTCGACCCGACCGCCGGCACCGTCAGCCCGGTCAACATCCACGCCTGGCGCGACTTCGGCATCCTCGACTCGCTGCGGCCGTTGCTGCCCGGCCGCCCGGCGGTGCTCGCCGGAGACGGGCACTGCATGGCCCTCGGCGAACACTGGCGCGGCGGCTACCCCGGTCGGGCCCTGCTCGGCATGGTCGTCTCCACCGGCGTCGGCGGCGGACTGGTCATCGACGGCCGGATCCACCCTGGCAGCAGCGGCAACGCCGGCCACATCGGACACATCGTGGTCGACATGTCCGGCCCGCCCTGCCCGTGCGGCGGGCGCGGCTGTGTCGAGGCGATCGCCAGCGGCCCGGCGATGGTCCGCTGGGCAGTCGACCAGGGCTGGACGTCGGGGCAGCGGCCGGGCGACGCCCGTACCCTCGCCGAGGACGCGCGGGCCGGCGTACCGCTCGCCGTCGCCGCCTTTCGGCGTGGCGCGACCGCCCTGGCCGCCGCGGTGGTCTCCGCCACCGCGTTGATCGACCTCGACGACGTCGTCATCGGCGGCGGGGTCGCCGCCGCCGGTGACCTGCTCTTCGCTCCGCTGCGCGCGGCCGCCGCGGAGCTGGCCGGGCTCGACTTCGTCCGTCGGGTCCGGATCCACACCAGCAGTCTCGGTAACGACGCGGGGTTGCTCGGTGCCGCCGCACTCGCCCTGGAGGCCGCCGCGCACCAGTGA